One Acetonema longum DSM 6540 DNA window includes the following coding sequences:
- a CDS encoding Lon protease family protein has protein sequence MNKSLELPAEKLRYNCDLCQFEFQTTESVPTLDVMIGQERAVKAVEFGLFSKNPGYNIFISGTVGTGKITYAQDAVEKAAAKQSAPDDWCYVNNFENPGQPIAFSLPAGAGSTLRQDMTEFVDSLKTDVAKVFSGDDYEQAKAAVVKRLQEERSQTVEQFNEMATQLDILPQWSSTGFVGIPMEGGKPLNPEEFQKLDKDKREAIEKKLLTIHEKATEAIGRMQQVEREVREELKELDAKIGLFAVGHLIEDLAEKYAGYPSVLSYLDAVKRDVVKNIHDFKPSNEDENNPFLLFKKNSQDIKEKYKINLLVDNRETKGAPVVVEINPTYYNIVGRVEYETRMGMVSTDYTMIKAGALHRANGGYLILNARDVLTNMGAWDALKRALKTKKQHIENLGEQYGMLAMASLKPEPIPIQVKVILIGNPYVYHLLYDLDEDFRKLFKVHADFDVEMDNSSLNTEKLVSFISSTVQKEHLKHFDRSAAAKVVEHSSRLAGSQKKLTTRFNEMVELLCEADTWATIESSPVVSEQHIRKAIEEKKSRANKYEEKLQEMFSEGKILIDTDGAKVGQVNGLAVTSVGEYAFGKPSRITANTYIGRSGIINIERETKTSGASHSKGVMILSGYLGEKYAQKQPLTLTASLTFEQLYGGVDGDSASGTELYAILSSLSDVPIRQAIAVTGSVNQKGEIQPIGGATEKIEGYFAVCRLKGLTGQQGVMIPHQNIDNLTLNDEVVEAVKAGQFHIYAVKTIDEGIEVLTGIPAGERQPDGSYPSDTIHGRVSQKLKSYTETILKLGKAAESENKSPEQSL, from the coding sequence ATGAACAAGAGCCTGGAATTGCCAGCGGAGAAACTGCGCTACAATTGTGACCTCTGCCAGTTTGAGTTTCAAACCACGGAATCCGTTCCGACTCTGGATGTGATGATCGGTCAGGAAAGAGCGGTCAAGGCTGTTGAGTTTGGTTTGTTCAGCAAAAATCCCGGATACAACATCTTTATTTCCGGCACAGTGGGTACCGGTAAGATAACCTACGCCCAGGATGCCGTGGAAAAAGCGGCGGCCAAACAGTCGGCGCCGGATGACTGGTGCTATGTCAATAATTTCGAGAATCCCGGCCAGCCGATTGCATTTTCCCTGCCGGCCGGAGCCGGCAGTACTCTGCGGCAGGATATGACGGAATTCGTCGATAGCTTGAAAACCGATGTAGCTAAAGTTTTCAGCGGTGATGACTATGAGCAGGCCAAAGCCGCCGTAGTAAAACGCCTGCAGGAAGAACGCTCCCAGACCGTGGAGCAGTTTAATGAAATGGCCACCCAGCTGGATATATTGCCCCAATGGTCCAGCACCGGCTTTGTCGGTATCCCTATGGAAGGCGGCAAGCCGCTGAATCCGGAAGAATTTCAAAAATTGGATAAAGATAAACGGGAAGCCATCGAAAAAAAACTGCTGACCATTCACGAAAAAGCCACGGAAGCCATCGGGCGCATGCAGCAGGTGGAGCGGGAAGTCCGGGAAGAACTGAAAGAACTGGACGCCAAGATCGGACTTTTTGCGGTGGGGCATCTCATTGAAGATTTAGCGGAAAAATATGCCGGATACCCGTCGGTGCTCAGTTATCTGGATGCCGTTAAACGGGATGTAGTGAAGAATATTCACGACTTTAAGCCCAGCAATGAAGATGAAAATAATCCGTTCCTGCTGTTTAAAAAGAACAGTCAGGACATTAAGGAAAAATACAAGATCAACCTGCTGGTAGACAACCGGGAGACCAAAGGTGCGCCGGTGGTGGTGGAGATCAATCCTACCTACTATAACATTGTCGGACGGGTGGAGTACGAGACCCGGATGGGCATGGTCAGCACCGACTATACCATGATTAAGGCCGGCGCCCTGCACCGGGCCAACGGCGGCTATCTGATCCTTAACGCCAGGGACGTTCTGACCAATATGGGCGCCTGGGATGCCCTGAAGCGGGCCTTGAAAACCAAAAAGCAGCACATCGAAAACCTGGGCGAGCAGTATGGCATGCTGGCTATGGCCTCCTTAAAGCCGGAGCCCATTCCCATCCAGGTCAAGGTGATTCTAATCGGCAATCCTTATGTTTATCATCTGCTGTATGACCTGGATGAAGATTTTCGCAAGCTCTTCAAAGTTCACGCTGATTTTGACGTAGAAATGGATAACAGTTCGTTAAATACCGAAAAACTGGTCAGCTTCATCAGCTCCACGGTGCAGAAAGAGCATCTGAAGCATTTTGACCGGTCGGCAGCCGCCAAGGTGGTGGAACACTCCTCCCGCCTGGCCGGATCGCAAAAGAAGCTGACTACCCGTTTTAACGAAATGGTGGAACTGCTGTGCGAGGCGGATACCTGGGCTACCATAGAATCCAGCCCGGTGGTCAGTGAGCAGCATATCCGGAAAGCCATTGAGGAGAAAAAAAGCCGGGCTAATAAATATGAAGAAAAACTGCAGGAAATGTTCTCTGAGGGCAAAATCCTGATCGACACTGACGGGGCTAAGGTGGGCCAGGTTAATGGTTTGGCCGTGACCAGCGTAGGCGAATACGCCTTTGGCAAGCCATCCCGGATTACTGCCAATACGTATATCGGCCGCTCAGGCATCATCAACATCGAACGGGAAACCAAGACCTCCGGTGCCAGCCACAGCAAAGGCGTCATGATCCTCAGCGGCTATCTGGGTGAAAAATACGCGCAAAAACAGCCTCTGACTCTGACCGCCAGCCTGACCTTCGAGCAGTTATACGGCGGTGTAGACGGCGACAGCGCCTCCGGCACCGAGCTATATGCCATTCTTTCCAGCCTGTCCGATGTTCCGATCCGTCAGGCTATTGCCGTAACCGGCTCGGTTAACCAAAAGGGAGAAATCCAGCCTATCGGCGGGGCTACGGAAAAGATCGAAGGCTATTTTGCCGTTTGCAGGCTAAAAGGCCTGACCGGACAGCAGGGAGTTATGATCCCTCACCAGAATATTGATAATCTGACCTTAAACGATGAAGTAGTGGAAGCGGTCAAAGCCGGCCAATTTCACATCTATGCCGTCAAAACCATTGACGAAGGCATAGAAGTGTTGACCGGAATTCCGGCTGGCGAACGGCAGCCGGACGGCAGTTATCCCTCCGACACCATTCATGGCCGGGTCAGCCAGAAACTCAAGAGCTATACAGAAACGATACTCAAACTGGGGAAAGCAGCCGAAAGCGAAAATAAATCGCCGGAACAATCTCTGTAA
- the rlmD gene encoding 23S rRNA (uracil(1939)-C(5))-methyltransferase RlmD, which yields MAQKNTPVQAGKQYPIEIAGLGHSGEGVGRYQDFTVFVPYALPGETVTATVTGVKKNYAKAQLEQVIHPSPHRVEPSCPIYFACGGCQLQHLDYPAQLVQKRQTVVEAIKRIGKLPDVVIHPAIGAADPWYYRNKMQFPVGAAGEKVVIGCYAQGTHTVIDSEHCQIQHLTNNRIAAAVRGILEDLQLPVYDETRQIGLIRHVLGRVGTATGEVMAVIVTARPQLPQAEEIVNRLRQAIPGLVSIIQNINPRQTNVILGETNKTLWGKNTIIDRLGDFSFNISARSFFQVNTKQAEVLYNQAVQYAGLTGRETVLDVYCGTGTITLFLAKHSKKVYGIEVVEPAILDARQNAKENGVTNTEFITGDANVVIPRLSRQGIRPEVIVVDPPRAGCERSVLETFARMQPDRMVYVSCNPASLARDLAVLAEHGYPAKEIQPVDMFPQTYHVECTVWLKRKHIASSEAGRC from the coding sequence GTGGCACAAAAAAACACGCCGGTACAAGCCGGCAAACAGTATCCAATTGAAATCGCCGGCCTGGGGCACAGTGGGGAGGGTGTAGGCAGATATCAGGACTTTACCGTCTTCGTGCCTTACGCCCTGCCCGGTGAAACTGTGACGGCAACCGTCACCGGGGTGAAAAAGAACTACGCCAAAGCACAATTGGAACAGGTCATCCATCCTTCCCCCCACAGGGTGGAGCCATCCTGTCCCATCTACTTTGCCTGCGGCGGCTGTCAGCTGCAGCACCTGGACTATCCGGCCCAACTGGTCCAAAAGCGGCAAACCGTGGTGGAAGCCATCAAACGGATCGGCAAACTGCCGGATGTGGTGATTCATCCCGCCATCGGCGCTGCCGACCCTTGGTATTACCGCAACAAAATGCAGTTTCCGGTAGGAGCAGCCGGTGAAAAAGTAGTCATCGGCTGTTACGCCCAGGGAACCCATACGGTCATTGACAGCGAACACTGCCAGATCCAGCATTTGACCAATAACCGGATCGCCGCTGCGGTGCGCGGCATCCTGGAGGACCTTCAGCTGCCGGTTTATGACGAAACCCGCCAAATCGGCCTGATTCGTCATGTCTTAGGCCGGGTGGGAACCGCCACCGGCGAAGTTATGGCTGTCATCGTCACTGCCCGGCCCCAGCTGCCCCAAGCGGAAGAAATCGTCAATCGTCTTCGGCAAGCCATTCCCGGCCTGGTCAGTATCATCCAGAATATCAATCCCCGTCAAACTAACGTCATACTGGGCGAAACGAACAAAACCCTCTGGGGAAAAAACACCATCATCGACCGGCTGGGCGACTTCTCCTTTAACATTTCAGCCCGCTCCTTTTTTCAGGTTAACACCAAACAAGCTGAGGTTCTCTACAACCAAGCCGTCCAATATGCCGGCCTAACCGGTCGGGAAACCGTCCTGGACGTATACTGCGGTACCGGGACCATCACTTTATTTCTGGCCAAGCACAGTAAAAAAGTATACGGCATCGAGGTCGTAGAACCTGCCATCCTTGACGCCCGGCAAAACGCAAAAGAAAACGGCGTTACCAATACTGAATTCATCACTGGCGACGCCAATGTCGTTATTCCCAGACTTTCACGTCAAGGCATCCGTCCGGAAGTCATTGTGGTTGACCCGCCCAGGGCAGGGTGTGAGAGAAGCGTATTGGAGACATTTGCCCGGATGCAGCCTGACCGGATGGTATATGTGTCCTGCAATCCGGCGTCATTGGCCAGGGATTTAGCCGTGTTGGCCGAGCATGGGTACCCGGCCAAGGAGATTCAGCCGGTGGATATGTTTCCACAGACGTATCACGTGGAGTGTACAGTTTGGCTGAAAAGAAAACACATCGCGTCCAGCGAAGCTGGACGCTGCTAG
- the ltrA gene encoding group II intron reverse transcriptase/maturase, giving the protein MNAHKANNTIDKVRQLQRKLYLAAKINKKRRFHALYDKIYRKDVLLKAWNQVKANAGSAGIDSQTIEDVKTYGEAKFLAEIEKELLEGTYQAMPVKRVQIPKKDGSKRPLGIPTVKDRVVQTAAKIIIEPVFEADFKECSYGFRPKRNAHMALNRLKDLRNQGYYWILDADIKGYFNNINHDKLLRLVEMRISDRRIVSLIRKWLQAGIMDGGELVESEIGSLQGGVISPLLSNIYLNYLDTLWERNYSHLGELIRYCDDFVIVCRRYKELNHARKYIGDVLARLELELHQTKTRIVHNQLGKPGFNFLGFHHKKIEAERKDGTVKVVATRWASKESRNKMREKIRSLLAPRREFYKSLDDMVNELNRVLRGFKNYYAIGKGERWKLAQIDNYVLLRFVIWSNGKRQKRYRRGSMEQMYSLLKLKGIVKLSA; this is encoded by the coding sequence GTGAATGCCCATAAGGCTAATAACACCATTGATAAAGTTCGACAACTTCAGAGGAAGCTATACCTTGCAGCCAAGATAAACAAGAAACGCAGATTTCACGCCCTATACGACAAGATTTATCGCAAAGACGTACTACTCAAGGCATGGAACCAGGTAAAAGCCAATGCCGGAAGCGCGGGAATAGACAGCCAAACAATAGAGGATGTCAAAACCTACGGCGAGGCGAAATTTCTTGCAGAGATCGAAAAGGAACTCTTAGAGGGTACCTATCAAGCGATGCCGGTAAAGAGGGTACAGATACCCAAGAAAGATGGTAGCAAACGCCCGTTAGGGATTCCCACTGTGAAGGACAGAGTGGTTCAGACTGCGGCAAAGATTATCATCGAACCTGTATTCGAAGCCGACTTCAAAGAATGCTCGTACGGATTCCGGCCGAAAAGAAACGCCCATATGGCGCTGAACAGGCTCAAAGACCTGCGCAACCAGGGATACTATTGGATATTAGACGCCGATATCAAAGGTTACTTTAATAATATCAACCACGATAAGCTGCTAAGGCTGGTGGAAATGCGGATAAGTGACCGGCGGATAGTGAGTCTGATAAGAAAATGGTTACAGGCCGGAATCATGGACGGAGGGGAATTGGTAGAGAGTGAAATCGGTTCACTGCAGGGCGGCGTCATCAGTCCGTTGCTATCGAATATCTACCTGAACTACCTTGATACCCTGTGGGAGCGGAATTACTCGCACCTTGGGGAACTGATCCGGTATTGCGATGACTTCGTGATCGTATGCAGGAGATACAAAGAACTCAACCATGCCAGGAAATACATCGGTGATGTGCTCGCCCGGCTGGAACTCGAACTGCACCAGACAAAGACGCGAATCGTACATAATCAATTGGGCAAACCGGGATTCAATTTTCTTGGATTTCATCATAAAAAGATCGAAGCAGAAAGAAAAGACGGCACGGTGAAGGTGGTTGCTACCCGCTGGGCGTCGAAGGAATCCAGGAATAAGATGAGAGAGAAAATAAGGAGCCTGCTGGCTCCGAGAAGAGAGTTCTATAAAAGCCTGGATGATATGGTGAATGAGCTAAACCGCGTACTGAGAGGGTTTAAGAATTATTACGCCATAGGGAAAGGCGAAAGATGGAAACTGGCCCAAATTGATAACTACGTCCTACTGCGATTTGTGATATGG